A single genomic interval of Paenibacillus macerans harbors:
- a CDS encoding RDD family protein, translated as MYMYDVLWRRYGAWAVDRLIVSIGALLISFIWISPREFFSESADTPTLGIPMLITFVCQWLYYTMLESSKYQATLGKRLVGVVVVDRNHRRLSYGQANARFWGKLLSALTWGIGYLMAIFMEKKQALHDRIAGTYVVDKALLRAREMQGDADTEFSRLHQAIRADRSTGFNWPD; from the coding sequence ATGTACATGTATGACGTGTTATGGAGAAGGTACGGCGCCTGGGCCGTCGATCGGCTGATTGTCAGCATAGGCGCGTTGCTCATCAGTTTTATTTGGATTTCCCCGCGCGAGTTTTTCTCCGAATCTGCGGATACGCCGACCTTGGGGATACCGATGTTGATTACATTCGTCTGCCAATGGCTCTACTATACGATGCTGGAATCCTCCAAATATCAGGCGACTTTGGGAAAAAGACTCGTCGGCGTCGTGGTAGTTGATCGGAATCATCGAAGGTTATCCTACGGCCAGGCGAATGCTCGGTTTTGGGGGAAGCTTCTTTCAGCTCTCACTTGGGGAATTGGTTATTTGATGGCGATCTTCATGGAAAAGAAACAGGCGCTGCATGACCGAATTGCGGGCACGTATGTCGTCGATAAGGCCTTGCTCAGGGCACGGGAAATGCAAGGCGATGCGGATACGGAATTTTCTCGGCTGCATCAAGCAATTCGGGCGGACCGTTCGACAGGTTTTAATTGGCCCGATTGA
- a CDS encoding RDD family protein: MYAGFWKRLAAYLLDFIISYFLVLGVRLLGMAIRSIFGWWPASDSEISPSDINPVNVLLSLGLSFLWFSVIKWLYYAIMESSKLQGTLGKMALGIAVVDGQNGRVSFWRASGRFWAQFLSILTVTVGYMMAGFTEKKQALHDKIARTYVVNKKALEYGQGLTGQGNPAAHTHANAAALLEAFEEVRQARNR, translated from the coding sequence ATGTACGCGGGATTTTGGAAGAGGCTTGCTGCTTATCTTTTGGATTTTATCATTTCGTATTTTCTCGTTTTGGGGGTTAGACTGTTGGGCATGGCCATCCGAAGCATTTTTGGCTGGTGGCCGGCTTCCGATAGCGAGATTTCTCCATCCGATATAAATCCGGTTAATGTGCTCCTTAGCTTGGGACTCTCTTTTCTGTGGTTTTCCGTTATTAAATGGCTGTACTACGCGATTATGGAGTCTTCCAAACTGCAGGGGACGCTTGGGAAGATGGCTTTGGGCATTGCCGTGGTAGACGGGCAAAACGGGAGAGTTTCGTTCTGGCGGGCCAGCGGGAGATTTTGGGCGCAGTTCTTGTCGATTTTGACGGTGACGGTCGGTTACATGATGGCCGGATTTACGGAAAAGAAGCAAGCACTGCACGACAAGATCGCCAGGACCTATGTCGTCAACAAGAAGGCGCTTGAATACGGTCAGGGGCTAACCGGGCAGGGAAATCCAGCGGCGCACACTCACGCGAATGCCGCCGCATTGTTGGAAGCTTTTGAAGAAGTAAGACAAGCTCGTAACCGATAG
- a CDS encoding RDD family protein, which yields MGQIYAGFWKRFCAYILDLFVVNIIVLVITLIFSLIDKLFLRFLMSFISLGIKQWFYFFEFYEWIGWITRLLLTAFGAWLYYAIMESSKWQGTFGKMALGIVVVNRRYERMSFLRASGRFWGRFLSVLSLYIGFIMAGFTEKKQALHDKIAQTYVVNKSASVDEERL from the coding sequence ATGGGACAGATATACGCCGGTTTTTGGAAAAGATTCTGCGCTTATATTTTGGATTTGTTTGTCGTGAACATTATTGTCTTGGTTATAACACTTATTTTTTCGCTGATTGATAAGCTTTTCCTCCGTTTCCTCATGAGTTTTATCTCATTGGGTATAAAACAGTGGTTTTATTTTTTTGAATTCTATGAATGGATCGGATGGATCACCCGTCTGCTGCTTACTGCTTTTGGCGCATGGCTCTACTACGCAATTATGGAATCATCTAAATGGCAAGGGACTTTTGGAAAAATGGCGCTCGGAATCGTCGTGGTGAATAGGCGTTATGAGAGGATGTCTTTCCTGAGAGCCAGCGGAAGATTTTGGGGCAGATTTTTGTCGGTTCTTTCATTGTACATCGGGTTCATCATGGCCGGATTTACGGAGAAGAAGCAGGCGCTTCACGACAAAATCGCGCAAACCTATGTGGTCAATAAAAGCGCTTCAGTTGACGAAGAGCGGTTATAA
- a CDS encoding pentapeptide repeat-containing protein, whose product MNGIEVWEHFMKQDAIPLRNEQLHFLRQYFDEYKEMIARDIVQLFDEFCLEIEKKQTEGELGRMMLFQFSLLRSALMEGEPVYMLEAQDRKTMDQVQITPFRLNAKWIFNFMNSWTELLEQKRKAYMNQIQSHSLEAWLKEQIYPFHMFMVHAVRYAMDQIESLESLQQVAKEPLFDIRVGEYKDPEISESVYRKSENQRSSITCKGWMENLLEHAYIYEHIAQVDISGGSYRGIRLNYTRFEEVDFTGSQMQDSLLLGTRFIRCTCDEVDFRKSVMFDADFRECSLVGARLDDTLGTRDVMSEKHGTFFGIHGVRFMRANLSQASFRGAKIAGDFTYANLDGVDFTGAELTGSRMLQRDIFKVSLTEEQRQSVHWVEE is encoded by the coding sequence ATGAACGGAATCGAAGTTTGGGAGCATTTCATGAAACAGGATGCCATACCTCTACGAAACGAGCAGCTTCATTTTTTACGGCAATATTTTGATGAATATAAAGAAATGATCGCCCGGGATATCGTACAGTTATTTGACGAGTTCTGCCTAGAGATTGAGAAAAAACAAACGGAAGGTGAATTGGGCAGGATGATGTTGTTCCAATTCTCCCTCTTACGTTCTGCTTTAATGGAAGGCGAGCCTGTATATATGCTGGAGGCTCAGGATAGGAAGACCATGGATCAAGTCCAAATCACCCCGTTTCGGCTGAATGCCAAGTGGATCTTTAATTTTATGAATAGCTGGACTGAGCTTCTGGAGCAAAAGCGAAAGGCTTATATGAATCAAATCCAAAGCCATTCCCTTGAAGCGTGGCTCAAAGAGCAAATTTACCCGTTTCATATGTTTATGGTACATGCTGTACGGTATGCGATGGACCAGATTGAATCCTTGGAGTCGCTTCAACAAGTGGCGAAAGAACCGCTATTTGATATTCGCGTAGGCGAATACAAGGATCCGGAAATCAGCGAGTCCGTATACCGCAAAAGTGAAAATCAGCGATCCTCGATTACTTGTAAAGGGTGGATGGAAAACCTGCTGGAGCATGCCTACATTTATGAACATATCGCTCAAGTGGATATATCCGGAGGAAGCTATCGGGGAATCCGCCTGAACTATACCCGTTTTGAAGAGGTCGATTTCACAGGCAGTCAGATGCAGGACAGCTTGCTGCTGGGAACCCGGTTTATTCGCTGTACGTGTGATGAAGTCGATTTTCGAAAAAGCGTAATGTTTGATGCCGATTTCCGGGAATGCAGTCTGGTCGGGGCCCGGTTGGATGATACGCTTGGAACCCGAGATGTGATGAGCGAGAAACACGGAACATTTTTTGGCATACATGGAGTTCGATTTATGAGGGCTAATCTCAGCCAGGCAAGTTTCAGAGGGGCGAAGATTGCAGGGGATTTTACTTATGCGAACTTGGATGGCGTTGATTTTACGGGGGCAGAACTAACAGGCAGCCGAATGCTGCAGCGTGATATTTTTAAAGTCTCATTAACCGAAGAGCAGCGTCAAAGCGTGCATTGGGTGGAGGAGTAG
- a CDS encoding molecular chaperone — protein sequence MRGFKLYTDSAGRERGRGQARYTREELTEMTTFQLRNICYRERLVEGLSQRLDREETIRIILKYLGAEEHLLIGPRCEGGIERVQTAMRKYMQAPLQGDGGIRVPARIVLYPGIAVERADGYEVKAPAGYAESNVLLVNDRMELCGIFHLRRDEERPGGYYLAAHHDGEWRRTANRQYSLLFLRRQDSDYVYKTYYQERELPPTHIHYYKIPLADLEICELQVTDAVLAIDFGTCNTTAGAYLYPGYTQFPSGPDPLNGQIRLGEINFVKFPDPDSPERTEALPTAVGVADCSDPDRVKYVFGHEALQSGRRSSFGSRASVFQGLKRWVNDYGKTVEVMDGEGNTAFVTRSDLLSAYLKYVIRMAEHQFKCKFKHLHFTAPVKMKTPYLDMFAELLPDYRIERKNALDEGMAVLYNTIADGIERNIFDEGAEYKALVIDCGGGTTDLSSCAFRVEDGHMSYRIAIEATYENGDTHFGGNNITYRIMQFLKIVFADYYTGKKGMTDIDTLIAFPGNDLFREVDERGVDAVYAELERRYKEAEAVIPTAFAMYENRSREEYMRVRSNFYFLWDIAEEMKEQFFRKTGVLMNRFQAEHGVSASDGHGLRYGGRTALPQGDGVLEMTRVERWFLSVFRSGDLKDEYEIPDVVFNIQEITQLIKADIYEVVRRFLEDFYRAGALGEYSIIKLTGQSCRIDVFREALKEFVPGRSIEFRQKPAEGRVPELKLACLRGAIRYLNARKAGEIEASITTRSAVIPYTVSAFTHNRREVELISSLRRSDSAPGAISRPSDVVQLDLFLRGSDGTLRQQYSYNNRSQDYKPVLYEDIRAQYGERIPQDDTDSIVNGETKFFVFADDNHWGFHVLPVARRDEGLFLGRKALFPFETDSSELDFFDGMK from the coding sequence ATGAGGGGATTTAAATTGTATACCGATTCCGCCGGCCGGGAGCGCGGACGCGGACAAGCCCGTTACACGCGGGAGGAGCTGACCGAAATGACCACGTTCCAGCTCCGGAACATCTGTTACCGGGAACGGCTTGTGGAAGGGTTAAGCCAGCGGCTGGACCGGGAAGAGACGATCCGCATCATTTTGAAATATTTGGGCGCGGAGGAGCATTTGTTGATCGGACCGCGCTGCGAGGGCGGAATCGAGCGGGTACAGACGGCGATGCGCAAGTATATGCAGGCTCCGCTGCAGGGAGACGGCGGCATTCGCGTTCCGGCCCGCATCGTTTTGTATCCCGGGATCGCCGTGGAGCGGGCGGACGGCTACGAAGTGAAAGCGCCGGCGGGATATGCGGAGTCCAACGTGCTGCTCGTCAACGACCGGATGGAGCTGTGCGGAATTTTTCATCTGCGCCGGGACGAGGAAAGGCCGGGCGGCTATTATTTGGCCGCGCATCACGACGGCGAGTGGCGGCGTACGGCTAACCGGCAGTACAGCCTGCTGTTTCTGCGCCGGCAGGATTCGGATTATGTGTATAAGACCTATTACCAGGAGCGGGAACTTCCCCCAACCCATATCCACTATTACAAAATCCCGCTGGCCGATCTGGAAATTTGCGAGCTGCAGGTAACGGACGCCGTGCTGGCGATCGACTTTGGAACCTGCAATACGACGGCGGGAGCCTACCTTTACCCCGGATATACCCAATTCCCGTCGGGGCCCGACCCGCTGAACGGGCAAATCCGGCTTGGTGAAATCAACTTTGTTAAATTCCCCGATCCGGACAGCCCCGAGCGGACGGAGGCCTTGCCGACAGCGGTCGGCGTGGCGGATTGCTCCGATCCCGACCGGGTCAAATATGTTTTTGGCCATGAAGCGCTGCAAAGCGGCCGGCGCAGCAGCTTCGGCAGCCGGGCCTCCGTGTTCCAGGGGCTGAAACGCTGGGTGAACGATTACGGGAAAACGGTTGAAGTGATGGACGGCGAAGGCAATACCGCGTTCGTGACCCGGAGCGATCTATTGAGCGCCTATCTGAAATACGTGATCCGTATGGCCGAGCATCAGTTCAAATGCAAATTCAAGCATTTGCATTTCACCGCGCCGGTGAAGATGAAGACGCCGTACCTCGATATGTTCGCGGAGCTTTTGCCGGATTACCGGATTGAACGGAAAAATGCGCTGGACGAAGGGATGGCCGTGCTGTACAACACGATCGCCGACGGAATCGAGCGCAACATCTTTGACGAAGGGGCCGAATACAAGGCGCTTGTGATCGATTGCGGCGGCGGGACGACGGATTTGTCCTCGTGCGCCTTCCGGGTCGAAGACGGGCATATGTCATACCGGATCGCCATCGAGGCGACCTATGAGAACGGGGACACCCATTTTGGCGGCAACAACATTACATACCGGATTATGCAATTTTTGAAAATCGTCTTCGCGGACTACTACACGGGCAAAAAAGGCATGACGGATATCGACACGCTGATCGCTTTTCCGGGCAACGATTTGTTCCGGGAGGTGGACGAGCGGGGCGTCGACGCGGTTTACGCCGAGCTGGAGCGCAGGTACAAGGAGGCGGAGGCCGTGATTCCGACGGCATTTGCGATGTACGAGAACCGCTCCCGCGAGGAGTACATGCGGGTGCGGAGCAATTTTTATTTTCTGTGGGATATTGCCGAGGAAATGAAGGAGCAGTTTTTCCGCAAAACGGGCGTGCTGATGAACCGCTTCCAGGCGGAGCATGGTGTGTCCGCTTCGGATGGACATGGGCTGCGTTACGGCGGCCGGACGGCGCTGCCGCAGGGAGATGGCGTGCTGGAGATGACCCGGGTGGAACGCTGGTTCTTGTCCGTGTTCCGGAGCGGCGATTTGAAGGACGAATATGAAATTCCCGACGTGGTGTTCAACATCCAGGAGATTACGCAGCTCATTAAGGCGGACATTTACGAGGTTGTGCGGCGGTTTCTTGAGGATTTTTACCGGGCGGGCGCGCTTGGGGAGTATTCGATCATTAAGCTGACCGGGCAGTCGTGCCGGATCGACGTGTTCCGCGAGGCGCTCAAGGAGTTTGTGCCGGGGCGCAGCATCGAGTTCCGCCAGAAGCCTGCGGAGGGGCGGGTGCCCGAGCTGAAGCTGGCCTGCCTGCGCGGGGCCATCCGTTATTTGAACGCGCGCAAAGCCGGGGAGATCGAAGCGAGCATCACGACCCGCTCGGCGGTGATCCCGTATACGGTGAGCGCGTTCACTCATAACCGCCGCGAGGTGGAGTTGATCAGCAGCCTGCGCCGCAGCGACAGCGCGCCGGGGGCGATCTCGCGTCCGTCGGACGTCGTCCAGCTGGACTTGTTCCTGCGCGGCAGCGACGGGACGCTGCGGCAGCAGTACAGCTACAACAACCGGTCGCAGGATTACAAGCCGGTGCTGTACGAGGACATTCGCGCGCAATACGGAGAGCGGATTCCGCAGGACGACACCGACTCGATCGTGAACGGGGAGACGAAGTTTTTCGTGTTCGCCGACGACAATCACTGGGGGTTCCACGTGCTGCCGGTCGCCCGCCGGGATGAAGGCCTGTTCCTGGGCCGCAAAGCGCTGTTCCCGTTCGAGACGGACAGCTCGGAGCTGGATTTTTTTGATGGAATGAAATAA
- a CDS encoding DUF4280 domain-containing protein encodes MSVPPNWSFLKPKTIQQLTVEERWRSEETYVTRGAYMYCTMGTHEDVLNLTQDHGVYVNGQPLMTVKDCVVASSEHVTGNVEFDVPGNKVDGNIYSFGFCRSLFHPQKVAEILGTPLGQPGGPPVADSSYIYDIDPETETLLPGQKKIYPCVPKFDLIEHLTGIPAGEPVWSNGSPNVKIQGVPALTTSSCLFCRWGGAIKFLTNGMDPAPYELLPGGVK; translated from the coding sequence ATGAGCGTTCCTCCAAATTGGAGTTTTTTAAAGCCTAAAACCATTCAGCAGTTAACGGTGGAAGAAAGATGGCGGTCCGAAGAGACTTATGTGACTCGCGGGGCTTATATGTACTGCACGATGGGAACACACGAGGATGTGCTGAACCTTACTCAGGATCATGGGGTATATGTCAATGGTCAACCCCTAATGACAGTGAAGGATTGCGTGGTTGCTTCCTCAGAACATGTAACGGGGAATGTCGAATTTGATGTTCCAGGGAATAAAGTTGATGGAAACATTTATTCCTTTGGATTTTGCCGGAGTTTATTTCATCCTCAGAAGGTGGCCGAAATATTAGGAACGCCTCTTGGACAGCCTGGCGGACCCCCTGTAGCGGACAGCTCCTATATTTATGATATTGATCCGGAGACAGAGACGTTATTGCCTGGCCAGAAAAAAATCTATCCTTGCGTTCCCAAGTTCGATCTCATTGAACACTTGACCGGCATTCCTGCAGGAGAGCCTGTATGGTCTAATGGAAGTCCTAATGTAAAAATCCAGGGGGTTCCTGCATTAACCACCAGTTCCTGCTTGTTTTGTCGCTGGGGAGGGGCGATAAAGTTTTTAACGAATGGGATGGACCCTGCCCCATATGAATTATTGCCGGGAGGAGTCAAGTAG
- a CDS encoding contractile injection system protein, VgrG/Pvc8 family produces MSSSSIVAYNTLKIAPFEIRLHEVKLTKTIDDHARLTFTGIIPEEKEDQYVKMAGEQTDVELQYTDENGKNKTLFHGMLLKLFVRVDREVYWLEAEAVSHTYTMDIKLENRAFQNKSLLIEDVMKEVGGTYAKADFNNTYTEKRKLGAFTLQYQETDWQFLKRLASHYHAPLVPVSTYDHIAVYLGIPEHRDAGPIQATHYKVYKDLLAYKNAGASGESGLHESDFICYEVVLDLVLELGDMVTFNKQKLHVFEVHTEMTRGVLTHKYVLCRKKAGYKRKMYNSKIIGASIQGNVMAVVRDEVKVKLDCDQGWSMDTAWLFPYSTMYASEDQTGWYAMPEKGDDVRIYFPGSNEAEGIALSSVRKKLPAEAMGGGNGGSASSGGKIGSGSGNVTTTVVKQETLQPIIHYDNDLKNLKDDLMADPDTKFLLTPTGQKIMFEKDKITIVGAENGASITLTNAGSIILNSVDKIMLQTGKRIEMTGESIMMIGDQIEMSTKEDKGGIKIDQGQVVISGVEVLME; encoded by the coding sequence ATGTCGTCATCATCTATTGTCGCCTACAATACACTGAAAATCGCTCCATTTGAAATCAGGCTCCACGAGGTAAAGCTGACTAAAACTATCGATGACCACGCGAGGCTGACTTTTACCGGGATTATCCCGGAAGAGAAAGAGGATCAGTATGTGAAAATGGCGGGCGAGCAGACGGATGTGGAGCTCCAATACACCGATGAAAACGGAAAGAACAAAACGCTGTTTCATGGCATGCTCTTAAAGCTGTTTGTAAGGGTGGATCGGGAGGTTTATTGGCTGGAGGCCGAAGCGGTGTCTCATACCTATACGATGGATATCAAGCTGGAAAACCGCGCTTTTCAGAATAAGTCCTTGCTCATTGAGGATGTGATGAAGGAAGTCGGAGGGACCTATGCCAAAGCCGATTTTAATAACACATATACGGAAAAGCGCAAGCTGGGCGCATTTACGCTGCAGTATCAGGAAACCGATTGGCAGTTTCTGAAACGTTTGGCGTCACATTATCACGCCCCGCTTGTTCCGGTTTCAACTTACGATCATATTGCCGTGTACCTGGGAATACCGGAACACCGTGATGCCGGGCCAATTCAGGCCACCCACTACAAAGTATATAAGGATTTACTGGCCTATAAAAATGCCGGCGCCTCAGGGGAATCCGGACTTCACGAGTCCGACTTTATCTGTTATGAAGTCGTGCTTGATCTGGTGCTGGAGCTTGGAGATATGGTCACGTTCAACAAGCAGAAGCTGCATGTTTTTGAGGTCCATACGGAAATGACCCGCGGTGTCTTGACTCATAAATATGTCCTTTGCCGGAAAAAAGCCGGATACAAACGTAAAATGTACAATTCCAAAATCATCGGTGCGTCAATCCAAGGAAACGTCATGGCTGTAGTTCGGGACGAGGTCAAAGTGAAGCTGGACTGTGACCAGGGTTGGAGCATGGATACCGCCTGGTTATTCCCATACTCGACGATGTATGCTTCCGAAGACCAAACGGGCTGGTATGCTATGCCGGAGAAGGGCGATGATGTGCGGATTTATTTCCCCGGCTCGAACGAAGCCGAAGGCATCGCGCTTAGCAGCGTGCGCAAAAAGCTGCCGGCCGAAGCCATGGGTGGCGGGAATGGTGGATCGGCAAGCAGTGGCGGCAAAATCGGGAGCGGCTCAGGCAATGTCACCACAACCGTCGTCAAACAGGAGACACTCCAGCCGATCATTCATTATGACAACGATTTAAAAAATTTAAAGGATGACTTGATGGCGGATCCAGATACCAAGTTCCTGCTTACCCCCACGGGGCAGAAAATTATGTTTGAGAAAGACAAGATCACAATTGTCGGTGCGGAGAATGGCGCTTCGATTACGTTAACGAACGCCGGGTCGATTATTTTGAATAGTGTTGACAAAATTATGCTTCAAACCGGTAAGCGGATTGAGATGACCGGAGAATCGATCATGATGATCGGAGACCAGATTGAAATGTCGACCAAGGAAGATAAGGGAGGGATAAAGATCGATCAAGGACAGGTTGTGATATCCGGGGTTGAAGTCCTGATGGAATAA
- a CDS encoding RDD family protein: MYAGFWKRFFANLLDSIIVYFIAWVMMLISLLLSMIFGVLGYYVLENWPGVYQIYNASGHIIGILIAPLAVWLYYAIMESSKLQGTVGKMALGIIVVNERYERVSFWRASGRFWSRMVSLLTIYIGYVMAGFTKKKQALHDKIAKTYVVDKRMLEMAENYNAQNPQFPGGESPGAFGGA, encoded by the coding sequence ATGTACGCGGGTTTTTGGAAAAGATTTTTTGCGAATCTGCTGGATTCGATCATTGTGTATTTTATTGCCTGGGTAATGATGCTTATTTCTTTGCTGTTATCTATGATTTTCGGGGTACTCGGTTACTATGTGTTGGAGAACTGGCCGGGAGTCTATCAAATTTATAATGCGTCCGGTCATATCATCGGAATACTGATCGCCCCGTTAGCGGTATGGCTCTACTATGCGATTATGGAATCTTCCAAACTGCAAGGTACTGTAGGCAAAATGGCGCTGGGCATCATTGTGGTGAACGAGCGGTATGAACGGGTTTCGTTTTGGCGGGCGAGCGGCAGGTTTTGGAGCAGAATGGTTTCGCTTTTGACGATTTATATCGGTTATGTCATGGCCGGCTTTACGAAAAAGAAACAGGCGCTGCACGACAAGATTGCCAAGACCTATGTGGTCGATAAGAGGATGCTGGAGATGGCGGAGAACTATAATGCTCAAAACCCTCAGTTTCCAGGGGGCGAAAGTCCCGGAGCATTCGGCGGCGCGTAA